The region CGGAGGTGGATGGGCAAGTGTTCTTGCCCGATGTGTCCGGGCTGACGGTGGGCGACGTGGTGCGCTGCAAGGTCCTGGATGCCCGTGATTACGACCTGATCGCGACCCTGGACGCCCCGCCCGCCCGTCCGTCGGTGCGCGAGCGCCTCCAAACCCGCCAAGGACGCCGACGCTAACAGACCCGAAGGGTCCGGGGGGCGAGCACCTCCCCGGCCCGATAGAAAAGACGCATTATCGCCCCAAAATAGTGATGTTGACCACCGAGCCCTAACATTTTTGGGAGATCCCCATGGCCACCGATATTACCGTTCCCCAGTTGGGCGAGTCCGTGACCGAGGCGACCGTTGCTAAGTGGCTGAAGGCGCCGGGTGACGTGGTTGCCGCCGACGAACCCCTGGTCGAGCTGGAAACGGACAAGGTCACCGTCGAGGTCCCCTCCCCCGCCGCCGGCGTTCTGGCCGAAATCCTGGCCCCGGTCGGAGCCGAGTTGGCCGTGGGTGGCTTGCTTGGCCGTCTGGGCGCCGCCGATGAGGTGGTGGCTTCGGCCCCGGCTCCCGTCGCGGCGCCAGCCCCCCGTCGCGGCCCCGACGCCCGTTGCCGCACCAGCACCGGCCGCCGCCCCTGCTCCGGTCGCGGCCAATCCGGCTCATCCGCTGGCCCCGGCGGTGCGTAAGCTGGTGGCCGACAATGCCCTGGATCCGGCGCGCATTCCGGCCAGCGGCAAGGACGGCCGCCTGACCCGCGACGATGTGGTGCGCTATCTCCAGGCCGGCGCAGCCCCCGCCGCAGCCCCGCAGAGCCCCGCCGCCGCCCCGACCCCGGCCCCGGCCCCGGCCCGCGAGGCTGGCCCGCGCGAGGAAAAGGTCAAAAATGACCCGCCTGCGCCGCCGCGTGGCCGAGCGTTTGAAGGATGCCCAGAACACGGCGGCGATCCTGACCACCTTCAACGAGGTGGACATGACGGCCCTGATGGACCTGCGCAACCGCTACAAGGACACCTTTGAAAAGAAGCACGGCATTAAACTGGGCTTCATGTCGTTTTTCGTGAAGGCCTGCGTGGCGGCACTCAAGGAAATTCCGGCGGTCAACGCCGAGATTTCGGGCGATGCCATCCTTTACAAGAACTACTACGATATTGGCGTGGCCGTGGGCGGGCCGCAGGGCTTGGTGGTCCCGGTGGTGCGCGACTGCGACGCCCTGTCGTTTGCCGAGGTCGAAGGTGCCATTGCCGGCTACGGCCGCAAGGCGCGCGACGGCTCGCTGACCCTGGACGAAATGAGCGGCGGCACGTTCACCATCTCGAACGGCGGCGTCTACGGCTCCTTGATGTCCACCCCCATCTTGAACCCGCCGCAGTCCGGCATTCTCGGCATGCACAAGACCCAGATGCGGCCCATGGTCATGCCCGATGGCTCCATCCAGGCCCGACCGATGATGTACCTCGCCTTGAGCTACGATCACCGCATCATCGACGGCAAGGAAGCCGTGACCTTCCTGGTCCGGGTCAAGGAAGCCATCGAGGATCCGGCCCGCCTGCTGCTGGACGTCTGAAACAAAACCGGGAAGGACGGGTCTGGGGAGGCCCAGCCTCCCCGGCCTTCCTAAAAAAATAAGAGGGTCGAAGGCCGCCCGACAAGCAACGCGCTTCGCCCCTCGCAACCACTGAAAAGGGTGTTTCATGGCGGACTTTGATGTCATCGTCATCGGCGGCGGACCGGGCGGCTATGTGTGCGCCATCCGGGCGGCGCAGTTGGGCTTGAAGGTCGCCTGCGTCGAAAAGCGCGCGACGCTGGGCGGCACCTGCCTGAACGAGGGCTGCATTCCCTCCAAGGCCCTGCTCCACTCCTCCCACCTCTACGAGGAAGCGCGCCTGCACTTTGCCAGCCACGGCATTGGGGTCAGTGGCCTGACCTTGGATCTGGCGCAGATGATGGCGCGCAAGGACGAGGTCATCGCCTCCAACACCAAGGGCATCGACTTCCTGTTTCGCAAGCACAAGATCAAGCGGGTGGTCGGCACCGCGCGTCTGACGGCGCAGCCGGGCCACGTGGTTGTGACCACCGAGACCGGCGAACAGACGTTGAGTGCGACCTCCCTCGTGCTGGCCACCGGCTCGGAGCCGACCGAGCTGCCGGGCGTAACGGTGGACGAGGAGCGCATCCTCTCCTCGACCGGGGCCCTCGCCCTGAAGCGCGTGCCCCAGTCCTTGGTGGTGATCGGGGCGGGCGTGATTGGCCTGGAACTGGGCTCGGTGTGGCGCCGCCTGGGGGCCGAGGTCACGGTGGTCGAGTACCTGGACCACATCCTGCCGCCCCTGGATGGCGAAGTCCGCCAGACCATGCAAAAGCTGCTGACCGGCCAGGGCCTCACCTTCCGGCTGGGCCAAGCGGTCACGGCGGCCGAGCGCACCGAGAGCGGCGTGCGCCTGACCCTGACCCCGGCGGGTGGCGGCGAGCCCGAGATCTTGGAGGCCGAGGCCGTCCTGGTTGCCGTGGGCCGGCGTCCGTTCACCCAGGGCCTGGGGCTGGAGGAGGCCGGGGTGGCCCTGACCCCGCGCGGCTTCGTGGCGGTGGACGAGCACTTCCAGACCAATATCGAGGGCGTGTTTGCCATCGGCGACGTGATCGGCGGCATGATGCTCGCCCACAAGGCCGAGGAAGAAGGCGTGGCGCTGGCCGAGATGCTGGCCGGTGAAAGCAGCGACATCGACCACAACACCATCCCGGCAGTCGTCTACACCAGCCCCGAAGCGGCCAGTGTGGGCAAGACCGAGGAAGGCTTGAAGGCACGCGGTATCGCCTACAAGGTCGGCAAGTTCCCCTTCATGGCCAACGGCCGGGCCAAGGCCAACGGCGACACCGACGGCTTTGTCAAAATCCTTGCCGACGCCACCACCGACCGGGTCCTGGGCTGCCACATCGTCGGCCCCCAGGCGGGCGACCTGATCATGGAAGTGGTGGCGGCCATGGTGTTTGGCGCCTCGGCCGAGGACATTGCCCGCACCTGCCATGCCCATCCCCAGTTGGGCGAGGCGATCAAGGAGGCCGCTTTGGCGGTGCATAAGCGCGCGGTGCACTCCTAAATAAAGAGAAGGCTGGGGAGGCTCGCCTCCCCAGACCCCTCCTTCCCTTTGTGACGAGGACCCGGGAAACGAGGGGTCTGGGGAGGCCGCGCCTCCCCAGCCTTCTTTTTTTGTCCTGCCCTTGGGAAAATCATGAGAATTCTCTTTCTCCACCAGAATTTCCCCGGACAATTCGGTCGCCTCGCCCGCTCCTTGGCGGCACGGCCAGGGTATGATGTGCGAGCCCTGGCGATTCAAAAGCGCCCAGCCCCGGAAGGGGTACGGGTCAATCACTATCAGGTCCCCCCCCCGCCGCCCGGCACGGCGTCGCAGCATCCGGGCGTGCAAGAGATCGAGAGCAAGATCTTGCGTGGCGATGCCTGTACCCGGGCCTGTCAGGTATTACGCGACGGCGGCTTTATTCCCGATCTGATCATCGGCCATCCCGGCTGGGGCGAGATGCTGCGCCTGCCCACGGTGTTTCCCGAGGCCAAGGTCATCAGCTACGCCGAGTTTTATTTCCAAGATCATGGCAGCGACCACGACTTCGATCCCGAGTTTACCCTCAACTGGCGCGAGACGGCCTTGCGCCGCACTCTCAAGAACGCGGTCCTTGATGTGGGCGTGCGGCTGGCCGACGCCGCCGTGGCCCCGACCTTTTGGCAGGCCTCGCGCTATCCCGATCCCTTGCGCGCCAAGATCGAGGTCATCCACGACGGCATCGACACCCAGGAAGTCAAACCGGCCGAGGATGCCTGGGTCCAGGTGGGCCAGCGCCGCCTGACGCGGGCCGATCCGGTGGTGACGTTTACCACCCGCTACCTGGAGCCCCTGCGCGGCATTCACAGCTTCTTGCGCGCCCTGCCCCGGGTCATGGCCGAGAATCCCCGGGCCATTGTCGTGGTGGTCGGGCGCGAGGATKGGGGGTACTGGAACGTTCCCAAGGATCAGTCCCATCGGCGGCGGTACATGGAGGAGGTCGGCGAGCGCCTGGACCTCTCGCGTTTGCATTTCGTGACGTGGGCTCAACGCAAAGATTATCTCAGGTTGTTGCAAATCAGCAGCGCCCACGTTTATCTCACCTATCCCTTTGTGCTCTCGTGGTCCATGCTGGAGGCCATGGCCAGCGGGTGCTGCGTGATCGGCTCCAATACGCCACCGGTGGCCGAGGTGATCGAGGATGGCTTGAACGGGCGGCTGGTAGAGTTTTGCGACACCCAGGCGCTGGCCGATCGGATCTTGGAGAGTCTGGGCGACGCGCCCTTACGTCGGCGGTTGGGCCGAGCGGCCCGCGAGACGGTCTTGCGGCGCTACGATCTGGAGGCCCACTGTTTGCCCCGCTGGCATGCGCTGATTGACCGGGTGATGGGGGCGTAGGGGCCTGGGGCCAACGGAAAAAAGAAGGCTGGGGAGGCGGGCCTCCCCAGACCCCTCGGGACCATCGATGTTTGTGATGAAAGGGTTTCTTTGGTGAGTGGCAAGCATGTCCCCTTCCCGACGCGGGAGCAGGTTCTCACGTTTATTCGCGAGGCCGAAGGGACGGTAGGACGGCGCGAGATTGCCCGGGCCTTCCAGATCAGTGGGGCTCAGCGGGCGGATCTGCGGGCTTTGCTCAAGGAGTTGGAAAAGGACGGCCAGCTTCAGCGGGGGCGGGGGCGGCGCTTGAGCCCGCCTGGGACCTTGCCTGAGGTCACGGTCGTGGTGCTGACCCACTGCGGGCCCGAGGGCGACCTGTACGCCCGTCCGTTCATCTGGCCTGGGGACGAGCCGCCGCCGACCATCGTTGTGGAAGCGCAAAAGCGCCGGGGTCATCACCCGGCCGGCGAACGTGAGGCCGGAGTGGGCGATCGCGTGCTGGCTCGCCTGACTCGCACCAGTGAGACCCGCTACGAGGCCCGCGTCATCCGCTGCCTTGCCCAGGCGCCCCAACGCCTGTTGGGCGTGCTGGTTGAGGCGCGCGACGGTCTGCGCCTGCGCCCGACCAACCGCAAGGAGCGCGACGAGTTTCGCGTGGAGCCGGGCGACGCGGGCGGGGCCGGCCCGGGCGATCTGGTCGAGGTCGAGCTGTTGTCCCAGCGCAGCCTCGGCCTGCGCCGGGCCCGCGTGGTGGACCGGCTGGGCGAGCGCGACGGCCCGCGCTCCATCAGCCTGATCGCCATCCACACCCACGACCTCCCGGTGGACTTCCCCGAGGAAGCGCTGGCCGAGGCCGAGGCGGCCCAGGCGGTGGGGCTGGCCGGGCGCACCGACCTGCGCGACCTGCCGTTGGTCACCATTGACGGTGAGGATGCCCGCGATTTCGACGACGCGGTGTTTGCCCAGGCCGACCCCGACCCGACCAATCCCGGAGGCTGGCAGGTGGTGGTGGCCATCGCCGATGTGGCCCACTACGTCCGACCGGGCAGCGCCCTGGACCGCACGGCCTTCGAGCGCGGCAACTCGGTCTACTTTCCCGACCGGGTGGTGCCCATGCTGCCCGAGGCCCTCTCGAACGGCTGGTGCTCCCTGCGACCGGAAGAAGAGCGGGGCTGTCTGGCGGCGTTCATGACCTTCGATGCCGAGGGAACCCTCCTGCGCCACCGCTTCACCCGCGGCCTGATGCGCTCGGCGGCGCGGCTGACCTACACCCAGATGCAAGCCGCCCGCGATGGCCAAGCCGACGCCACGACCGAGCCCTTGCTGGCGACGGTGATCACGCCGCTCTACGAGGCCCACGCCGCCCTCAGCCGGGCCCGGCACAAGCGGGGGTGTTTGGAGCTGGATCTGCCCGAACGCCGGGTGATCCTCGACGACAGCGGCACGGTAATCGCCGTGGCGCCCCGGGCCCGCCTCGACAGCCATCGCCTGATCGAGGATTTCATGATTGCCGCCAACGTGGCCGCCGCCGAAACCCTGGAGGCCAAGGGCCGCCCGTGCCTGTACCGGGTCCACGACCAGCCCACCCCGGAAAAGCTGATCGCCCTGGCCGACTTCCTGGCCACCTTGTCCCTGCCCTTCCACAAGGGCACGGTCCAGCGCGCCGGGCAGTTCAACGGCATTTTGGAGCGGGTGCGTGGCACCGCCCACGAGGCTATGGTCAATGATGTGGTGCTGCGCTCACAAGCCCAGGCCGAATACAGCCCCGACAACATTGGGCATTTCGGCCTGTCGCTGCGCCGCTATGCCCATTTCACCTCGCCAATCCGGCGCTATGCCGATCTGGTGGTGCACCGCTCCTTGATCCGCGCCCTGGGTCTTGGCGAGGATGGCTTGCCCGACGGCGCCGGCGAAGGCTTGGCCGAGATCGGCCGCCACATCACCGCCACCGAACGGCGCGCCGCCCAGGCCGAGCGCGACGCCGTATCGCGCTATACCGCCTCATTCCTCATGGAGTCGGTGGGCGCCACCTTTGCCGGACGCGTCAATGGCGTGAGCCGGGCCGGCCTGTTCGTCACCCTGGCGGAGACCGGCGCCGATGGCTTGGTGCCTATCAGCACCCTGCCCGGCGACTACTACCGCCACGACGAAACCGCCCACTGCCTGCGCGGCGAGCGCAGCGGCCTGACCTTCGCCCTGGGAAACCCGGTTACCGTCCGCCTGCGCGAAGCCAACCCGGTGAGCGGCGGCCTCGTGTTCGAACTGCTAGAAGGCGGCAGCAAAGAAAAACCGCGCGGCGCCGCCAAACTGCGGCGCTCGGCCCGCCTCGTCCAACGCGTGCGCCGATAATAAAACGAGGGGTCTGGGGAGGCCGCGCCTCCCCAGCCTGCCTTTTTTTAGGACGAGGACGCCTCGTCCACCTCCCCCGCCTCGGCCTTGACCTCAGCCTTCGGCTCCAAGGTCACCAAGGCCAGAAGTTGGGGATGCAAAGCCGGATTCGCGGCCAGCAAAGAGCCGGCATACACCGGATTCCCGCCGCCCTCGACCGTGCTGATATAGCCGCCCGCTTCCTTGACCAGCAGCAGACCGGCGGCGCAATCCCAGGGCTGCAAGCCTTCTTCCCAAAAACCATCGAACCGCCCCGCCGCCACGGCAGCCAGATCAAGAGACGCCGCGCCAAAGCGACGAACCCCCGAGCTGCGGGCCATCACCCGCTGCAAGCGATGGAGGAACCGCACATGCCCGGGCCGACCCTGGAAGGGGATGCCGGTGGCAAACAAGCTCTCGCCGATGTCGGTGCGGCCCGAGACACGCAGACGCCGGTCGTTGAGGAAGGCGCCACCGCCCTTTTCGGCGGTGTACATCTCATCAAGCACCGGGGCATAGACGAGGGCCGCCGTGATTTCGCCCGCGTCTTCCAAGGCGATGGAGATGGCGAAATTAGGGATGCCGTGCAAGAAGTTGGTGGTGCCATCCAGCGGATCGACAATCCAGCGCCGGGACTTGTCGCTGCCTTCCTCGATCCCGCTTTCTTCCATCAGGAAGGAGAAGGTGGGGCGAGCGCGTTTGAGTTCCTGGCGCAAAATGGCCTCGGCGCGCATATCGGCAGCAGAGACGAAGTCGCTCGGGCCCTTGCGCGAGACCTGAAGCTGTTCCAGCTCGCCGAAGTCCCGGACCAGGCCCTTGGCCGCTTTTTTGGCGGCATTGACCATGACATTGAGAATCGCGGAGCGCAGGGCCATGCGACGGGTCCTTCAAGGGGGAAGCAAAAAAGCCCAGGAACCGCCCAAGGCGGCCCTGGCGCCACGGTGACCAATAAAGATTACCACGAAAAAAGCCGGTTGGCTTACTTCGCGCGTTCGACGTAGGTGCAGTCCGTGGTGTTGACGACGATCTTGGTCCCGGCCTCGACGAAGGGCGGGATCAT is a window of Pararhodospirillum photometricum DSM 122 DNA encoding:
- a CDS encoding biotin/lipoyl-containing protein translates to MATDITVPQLGESVTEATVAKWLKAPGDVVAADEPLVELETDKVTVEVPSPAAGVLAEILAPVGAELAVGGLLGRLGAADEVVASAPAPVAAPAPRRGPDARCRTSTGRRPCSGRGQSGSSAGPGGA
- the odhB gene encoding 2-oxoglutarate dehydrogenase complex dihydrolipoyllysine-residue succinyltransferase yields the protein MWCAISRPAQPPPQPRRAPPPPRPRPRPRPARLARARKRSKMTRLRRRVAERLKDAQNTAAILTTFNEVDMTALMDLRNRYKDTFEKKHGIKLGFMSFFVKACVAALKEIPAVNAEISGDAILYKNYYDIGVAVGGPQGLVVPVVRDCDALSFAEVEGAIAGYGRKARDGSLTLDEMSGGTFTISNGGVYGSLMSTPILNPPQSGILGMHKTQMRPMVMPDGSIQARPMMYLALSYDHRIIDGKEAVTFLVRVKEAIEDPARLLLDV
- the lpdA gene encoding dihydrolipoyl dehydrogenase; the protein is MADFDVIVIGGGPGGYVCAIRAAQLGLKVACVEKRATLGGTCLNEGCIPSKALLHSSHLYEEARLHFASHGIGVSGLTLDLAQMMARKDEVIASNTKGIDFLFRKHKIKRVVGTARLTAQPGHVVVTTETGEQTLSATSLVLATGSEPTELPGVTVDEERILSSTGALALKRVPQSLVVIGAGVIGLELGSVWRRLGAEVTVVEYLDHILPPLDGEVRQTMQKLLTGQGLTFRLGQAVTAAERTESGVRLTLTPAGGGEPEILEAEAVLVAVGRRPFTQGLGLEEAGVALTPRGFVAVDEHFQTNIEGVFAIGDVIGGMMLAHKAEEEGVALAEMLAGESSDIDHNTIPAVVYTSPEAASVGKTEEGLKARGIAYKVGKFPFMANGRAKANGDTDGFVKILADATTDRVLGCHIVGPQAGDLIMEVVAAMVFGASAEDIARTCHAHPQLGEAIKEAALAVHKRAVHS
- a CDS encoding glycosyltransferase → MRILFLHQNFPGQFGRLARSLAARPGYDVRALAIQKRPAPEGVRVNHYQVPPPPPGTASQHPGVQEIESKILRGDACTRACQVLRDGGFIPDLIIGHPGWGEMLRLPTVFPEAKVISYAEFYFQDHGSDHDFDPEFTLNWRETALRRTLKNAVLDVGVRLADAAVAPTFWQASRYPDPLRAKIEVIHDGIDTQEVKPAEDAWVQVGQRRLTRADPVVTFTTRYLEPLRGIHSFLRALPRVMAENPRAIVVVVGREDXGYWNVPKDQSHRRRYMEEVGERLDLSRLHFVTWAQRKDYLRLLQISSAHVYLTYPFVLSWSMLEAMASGCCVIGSNTPPVAEVIEDGLNGRLVEFCDTQALADRILESLGDAPLRRRLGRAARETVLRRYDLEAHCLPRWHALIDRVMGA
- the rnr gene encoding ribonuclease R; amino-acid sequence: MSGKHVPFPTREQVLTFIREAEGTVGRREIARAFQISGAQRADLRALLKELEKDGQLQRGRGRRLSPPGTLPEVTVVVLTHCGPEGDLYARPFIWPGDEPPPTIVVEAQKRRGHHPAGEREAGVGDRVLARLTRTSETRYEARVIRCLAQAPQRLLGVLVEARDGLRLRPTNRKERDEFRVEPGDAGGAGPGDLVEVELLSQRSLGLRRARVVDRLGERDGPRSISLIAIHTHDLPVDFPEEALAEAEAAQAVGLAGRTDLRDLPLVTIDGEDARDFDDAVFAQADPDPTNPGGWQVVVAIADVAHYVRPGSALDRTAFERGNSVYFPDRVVPMLPEALSNGWCSLRPEEERGCLAAFMTFDAEGTLLRHRFTRGLMRSAARLTYTQMQAARDGQADATTEPLLATVITPLYEAHAALSRARHKRGCLELDLPERRVILDDSGTVIAVAPRARLDSHRLIEDFMIAANVAAAETLEAKGRPCLYRVHDQPTPEKLIALADFLATLSLPFHKGTVQRAGQFNGILERVRGTAHEAMVNDVVLRSQAQAEYSPDNIGHFGLSLRRYAHFTSPIRRYADLVVHRSLIRALGLGEDGLPDGAGEGLAEIGRHITATERRAAQAERDAVSRYTASFLMESVGATFAGRVNGVSRAGLFVTLAETGADGLVPISTLPGDYYRHDETAHCLRGERSGLTFALGNPVTVRLREANPVSGGLVFELLEGGSKEKPRGAAKLRRSARLVQRVRR
- a CDS encoding inositol monophosphatase family protein — encoded protein: MALRSAILNVMVNAAKKAAKGLVRDFGELEQLQVSRKGPSDFVSAADMRAEAILRQELKRARPTFSFLMEESGIEEGSDKSRRWIVDPLDGTTNFLHGIPNFAISIALEDAGEITAALVYAPVLDEMYTAEKGGGAFLNDRRLRVSGRTDIGESLFATGIPFQGRPGHVRFLHRLQRVMARSSGVRRFGAASLDLAAVAAGRFDGFWEEGLQPWDCAAGLLLVKEAGGYISTVEGGGNPVYAGSLLAANPALHPQLLALVTLEPKAEVKAEAGEVDEASSS